In Pseudomonas fakonensis, one DNA window encodes the following:
- a CDS encoding DUF3885 domain-containing protein — MPLKQDIFNTFGPSIFERPVFYSQPGGLRFELSEQGSAIELFLQAMRKATVVCRDLFHGDELLVVCLQLHSNQRGDFRRIYRALGDAGIRIPAQRESWSEKTHPDDWFSEDEPEYQLYLVFEAPLSLLEPLLWCALASDFQAIRPKPRCAFFLFNLNKRLMVYPYDDRGMDVVGPGHEALSELYEAHRGWLLDYDREAMDATFAPAAGG; from the coding sequence GTGCCCCTCAAGCAAGACATTTTCAACACCTTCGGGCCGAGCATTTTCGAAAGGCCGGTGTTTTATTCGCAACCCGGTGGCTTGCGCTTCGAACTGTCGGAGCAGGGCAGTGCAATCGAGCTGTTCCTGCAGGCAATGCGCAAGGCCACGGTGGTCTGCCGCGACCTGTTTCACGGTGACGAACTGCTGGTGGTATGCCTGCAACTGCACAGCAATCAGCGTGGTGATTTTCGTCGTATCTACAGGGCACTCGGTGACGCGGGCATCCGCATTCCGGCGCAGCGCGAGTCATGGAGCGAGAAGACCCACCCGGACGATTGGTTTAGCGAGGATGAGCCTGAATACCAGTTGTACCTGGTGTTCGAGGCCCCGCTTTCGCTGCTCGAACCGTTGCTGTGGTGCGCCTTGGCCAGCGACTTTCAGGCCATTCGACCGAAGCCACGGTGTGCTTTCTTTCTGTTCAACCTGAACAAACGCCTCATGGTGTACCCCTACGATGATCGCGGCATGGATGTGGTAGGGCCCGGGCACGAAGCGCTGAGTGAGCTTTACGAGGCGCATCGGGGCTGGCTGCTGGATTACGACCGGGAGGCCATGGATGCGACATTTGCGCCCGCTGCAGGCGGGTGA
- a CDS encoding YrhB domain-containing protein encodes MITYIDALGLARDYLEESEIPLEIVYEGEFSEGWFFCYQSKEYLDTGESAAKLAGNAPFIVDKWTGVLHEFGTAYSLESYLEEYIKLKLERSSE; translated from the coding sequence ATGATTACCTATATTGATGCTCTGGGGCTGGCAAGGGATTACTTGGAAGAGTCGGAGATTCCATTGGAGATAGTCTATGAGGGAGAGTTTTCTGAAGGCTGGTTTTTTTGTTATCAATCGAAAGAGTATTTGGACACGGGGGAAAGTGCTGCGAAGCTTGCAGGGAATGCCCCGTTTATAGTTGATAAGTGGACGGGTGTGCTTCATGAATTTGGTACGGCATATTCCTTGGAGAGCTATTTGGAAGAATATATAAAGCTGAAGCTGGAGAGGTCGTCTGAATAG
- a CDS encoding DUF4926 domain-containing protein — translation MLLDDFPEEGLRAGDSGTVIDIYSTPVEGYEVEFCDEQGRTLALLALSSDQIRPVK, via the coding sequence ATGTTGCTCGATGATTTTCCCGAGGAAGGCTTGAGGGCAGGGGATAGTGGGACAGTAATTGATATATATAGTACGCCTGTTGAAGGTTATGAAGTGGAATTTTGCGACGAGCAGGGCAGAACACTAGCACTGTTAGCTCTGTCTTCTGACCAGATACGACCAGTCAAATAG